One region of Syntrophobacter fumaroxidans MPOB genomic DNA includes:
- a CDS encoding B12-binding domain-containing radical SAM protein — MKILFVYPRVSETFWSFRHALRVVRRKAAFPPLGALSVAAMLPASWQMRLVDLNVREMSDAELLWADYVFVSAMLAQRESTRAVVDRCRGLGVKTVGGGPLFSSCRDEFRDLDHLVIGEGEAVVGRLASDLENGVPKPLYEAGSYPSLDNVPIPRWDLIDFKDYASMSIQFSRGCPFDCEFCDIIVLNGRVPRTKPNGQVIAELDALYDRGWRGSVFIVDDNFIGNKQKVKSLLREIIAWQSVKKHRLTFFTEASVNLADDVELMNLMVAAGFNKVFLGLETPSEASLKECGKAQNLRRSLSESVCAIHAHGMAVMGGFIIGFDNDPPDIFQRQVNFIQKNGIVTAMIGLLTALPGTRLYKRLEEEGRLLFKASGNNTDVSGSLNFTPRMDRQTIIDGYKWVMSTIYSPEMYYRRILAFLKNYRPRVEVKLERNDLFTFLRSLYYLGIADLKPSREYYWKLIQEGVSKYHQSFSDMVTMAIYGYHFRRLFWSPKLSLNPGEWNWLKTDDPVE, encoded by the coding sequence ATGAAGATACTGTTCGTGTATCCCAGAGTATCTGAAACCTTCTGGAGTTTCCGCCACGCGTTGCGCGTCGTGCGCCGCAAAGCCGCTTTTCCTCCGCTGGGCGCCCTCTCCGTCGCCGCCATGCTGCCCGCTTCCTGGCAGATGCGCCTGGTCGACCTGAACGTACGGGAGATGTCGGACGCCGAGCTTCTCTGGGCGGACTATGTTTTCGTGAGCGCCATGCTGGCGCAAAGAGAATCGACCCGCGCGGTGGTGGACCGGTGCCGCGGGCTGGGCGTCAAAACGGTGGGCGGCGGCCCGCTGTTCAGCTCCTGCCGGGACGAGTTCCGGGATCTGGACCATCTCGTCATCGGGGAGGGCGAGGCCGTGGTCGGCAGACTGGCTTCAGACCTTGAAAACGGTGTGCCGAAGCCGTTGTACGAAGCCGGTTCGTACCCTTCCCTGGACAATGTGCCCATTCCCAGGTGGGACCTGATCGACTTCAAGGATTACGCCAGCATGAGCATCCAGTTCTCGAGGGGATGCCCCTTCGATTGCGAGTTCTGCGACATTATCGTGCTCAACGGTCGTGTGCCCAGGACCAAGCCCAACGGGCAGGTGATCGCCGAACTGGATGCCTTGTACGATCGCGGTTGGCGAGGGTCCGTGTTCATCGTGGACGACAACTTCATCGGCAACAAGCAGAAGGTTAAGAGCCTCCTGAGAGAAATCATCGCGTGGCAGAGCGTTAAAAAGCACCGACTGACCTTCTTCACGGAGGCTTCGGTCAACCTCGCCGACGACGTGGAATTGATGAACCTCATGGTTGCGGCGGGTTTCAACAAGGTGTTCCTCGGTCTCGAAACTCCGTCCGAGGCGAGCCTGAAAGAATGCGGAAAGGCGCAGAACCTGCGGCGCAGTCTCTCCGAATCCGTATGCGCCATCCACGCGCACGGGATGGCGGTGATGGGCGGTTTCATCATCGGCTTCGACAACGATCCCCCCGACATCTTCCAGAGGCAGGTCAACTTCATCCAGAAAAACGGCATCGTGACGGCCATGATCGGGCTGCTCACGGCACTGCCGGGAACTCGGCTCTACAAGCGGCTGGAAGAGGAGGGGCGGCTCCTGTTCAAGGCTTCGGGCAACAATACGGACGTGAGCGGGAGCCTCAATTTCACGCCCAGGATGGATCGCCAGACGATTATCGACGGGTACAAGTGGGTAATGAGCACCATCTATTCGCCGGAGATGTATTACAGGCGCATCCTGGCGTTCCTCAAGAACTATCGTCCGCGGGTGGAGGTCAAACTCGAGAGAAACGACCTGTTCACCTTCCTGCGGTCGCTGTATTACCTCGGCATAGCCGATCTGAAGCCGAGCCGCGAATACTACTGGAAACTGATCCAGGAGGGTGTCTCCAAATACCACCAGTCCTTTTCCGACATGGTGACCATGGCCATCTACGGCTATCACTTTCGGCGGCTGTTCTGGTCTCCCAAGCTGTCCTTGAATCCCGGGGAGTGGAATTGGCTGAAGACGGACGATCCCGTGGAATGA